One genomic region from Myripristis murdjan chromosome 7, fMyrMur1.1, whole genome shotgun sequence encodes:
- the LOC115361614 gene encoding putative helicase mov-10-B.1, which yields MSSENKMQKWADKHGVTVTSDPEAKEGTIALTVYKHGQKVARLYVKNTGAETVYITQYNIVDQDHCFTLKDDHGIKQKKRVLLGPGGCEIQVHFRAGQAGVYQGELKFHFTTLSETFTIVRNLEVNYQTSLGKALAPKSPYRRYSTAFKATRNEIVRGKPPARKSGTQPKTEVPLGHYLLPSQELQYFLCGWNGRVLRGVLNWKRYSKFHLLLHVEELQMRKDIKKYNMADVSMVKDKNGSNHLILQVPGVSENRPSVLPGDSVLVTPQDQSGYLADSTYEGYVHHVDRDHVYLDFKNLLVHFTEDMKFSVEFNINRLTLRIQHRAVDLASACKLKKVLFPDTANSPSEKLQELRLFNEHLKGNEEQCKAVQHIVAGSSKPAPYLVFGPPGTGKTVTVVEAVKQVQRSQASCHILVCAPTNAAVDLLCESIARYSSRDEVFRFYALTHSVKDIPKNRQFLCNMKQGELVVPYKEELMKYKIVVTTLITASRLVTLGIPEGHYTHIFVDEAGHAKETECIIPLAGLLDPKTGQVVLVGDPKQLGPIISSSLVKKYGMGSLLDRLMKDFEIYKKNEHFKYNNHFITKLRKNYRSHPDILKIPNELFYDGELEPCADKETISFDWEGLPNKHFPVIFHGVVGCDEREETSPSYFNTAEVDMLMKYLKDILDYLKNKRGVTAIKPQQIGIIAPYRKQVQKIRYAIGLEKKDIKMEGLENIKVGSVEDFQGEESEVILVSTVRSDAKYIKEDQKFNLGFVYNEKRFNVAITRAQALLIVVGNPRFLRRDKVWNKFIEYCRENGSYSGIGAQDDEGLKLAMTKLTISDSD from the exons atgtcttcagaaaataaaatgcagaaatg GGCTGATAAACATGGTGTCACTGTGACCTCGGACCCTGAGGCAAAGGAAGGGACGATTGCCCTCACTGTCTATAAGCATGGG CAGAAGGTGGCGCGTCTGTATGTGAAGAACACTGGGGCTGAAACTGTTTATATAACTCAATACAATATTGTGGACCAAGACCACTGTTTCACGCTCAAAGATGACCATGGAATCAAACAAAAGAAGAGAGTACTGCTTGGACCAG GGGGATGTGAAATCCAGGTCCATTTCCGCGCCGGCCAGGCAGGCGTCTATCAAGGCGAGCTGAAGTTTCATTTCACAACTCTCAGCGAGACATTTACCATTGTCCGTAACTTGGAGGTCAATTATCAGACTTCATTAGGTAAAGCGCTTGCCCCTAAAAGCCCATACCGACGATATTCCACTGCTTTCAAGGCCACGCGCAATGAAATTGTGAGAGGGAAGCCTCCTGCACG TAAATCAGGAACGCAACCAAAGACTGAGGTGCCTTTAGGGCATTATTTGTTGCCCTCTCAAGAGCTCCAATACTTCCTCTGTGGCTGGAATGG GCGCGTGCTGAGGGGGGTGTTGAACTGGAAGCGGTACTCTAAATTTCATCTCCTGCTGCATGTGGAGGAGCTCCAGATGAGGAAGGACATCAAGAAATACAACATGGCTGATGTGTCCATGGTCAAAGACAAAAATGGCAGCAATCACCTCATCCTGCAG GTCCCGGGAGTCTCTGAGAACCGTCCATCTGTGCTGCCTGGGGACTCGGTGCTGGTGACACCTCAAGACCAGTCAGGATATCTAGCAGATTCCACATATGAAGGATACGTCCATCATGTGGACAGGGACCATGTCTACCTGGACTTCAAAAA CCTCCTGGTCCATTTCACCGAGGACATGAAATTCAGTGTTGAGTTCAACATCAATCGCCTGACCTTGCGCATCCAGCACAGAGCAGTAGACCTGGCGTCTGCCTGCAAACTGAAAAAAGTGCTCTTCCCTGACACAGCCAACTCTCCCAGTGAAAAACTGCAAGAACTCAG gttatTTAACGAACACCTGAAGGGAAACGAAGAGCAGTGTAAGGCTGTACAGCACATTGTAGCTGGCTCCTCTAAACCTGCTCCTTACTTGGTGTTTGGCCCACCCGGCACAG GTAAAACAGTGACTGTGGTGGAGGCTGTCAAGCAGGTACAGAGGTCTCAGGCCAGTTGCCACATCCTGGTCTGTGCTCCCACCAACGCTGCTGTTGACCTCCTCTGTGAGAGCATTGCACGTTACAGTTCCAGGGATGAGGTGTTTCGTTTTTACGCCCTCACCCACTCTGTGAAAGATATTCCCAAAAACCGACAG TTTCTCTGTAACATGAAACAAGGCGAACTTGTGGTTCCCTATAAAGAGGAGCTGATGAAGTATAAGATCGTGGTCACTACCCTGATAACTGCCTCCAG gcTGGTGACTTTAGGGATTCCTGAAGGTCATTACACTCATATCTTTGTGGATGAGGCGGGCCATGCAAAAGAAACAGAGTGTATCATCCCTTTGGCAG GTCTACTGGACCCGAAGACCGGTCAGGTAGTGCTGGTTGGAGACCCAAAACAATTAGGCCCCATCATCAGCTCCTCCTTAGTGAAGAAGTATGGCATGG GGTCTCTGTTGGATCGGCTAATGAAGGACTTCGAGATATACAAGAAGAATGAGCATTTCAAGTACAACAACCACTTTATTACCAAACTACGGAAAAACTACAG GTCCCATCCTGACATTCTGAAGATTCCCAATGAGCTCTTCTATGATGGAGAGCTTGAGCCTTGTGCTGACAAAGAGACAATCAGCTTCGACTGGGAAGGCCTGCCCAACAAG cACTTCCCAGTGATCTTCCATGGAGTTGTGGGTTGTGATGAACGTGAAGAAACCAGTCCCTCGTACTTCAACACAGCAGAAGTGGATATGTTGATGAAATACCTCAAAGACATTCTTGACTATCTGAAGAACAAACGTGGCGTGACTGCAATTAAACCACAACAGATCGGCATCATCGCCCCGTACAGGAAACAG GTGCAGAAAATCCGCTATGCCATAGGGCTAGAGAAGAAAGACATCAAGATGGAGGGCTTAGAAAACATAAAG GTTGGTTCAGTGGAGGATTTCCAGGGCGAAGAATCAGAAGTGATTCTTGTGTCTACAGTGCGGAGCGATGCCAAATACATCAAGGAGGACCAAAAATTCAATCTGGGCTTCGTTTATAATGAGAAG AGGTTCAACGTGGCCATAACCCGAGCCCAAGCCCTGCTTATTGTCGTGGGAAACCCAAGATTCTTGAGAAGAGATAAAGTCTGGAACAA GTTTATTGAGTACTGTCGTGAAAATGGAAGCTACTCTGGCATTGGTGCACAGGACGACGAGGGATTAAAGCTGGCAATGACTAAGCTCACCATATCTGACAGTGATTAA